The following nucleotide sequence is from Thermogemmata fonticola.
CGAATGCCGGGACCTGACCAAAAAATACAACGATTTGTTCGCCGTGGACCGCCTGACGCTCCGCCTGGAGCAAGGGGATGTGTATGGCTTCATCGGCCCCAACGGTTCCGGCAAAACCACGACCATGCGGATGTTGGCCACCTTGCTCAATCCCAGTTGGGGAGAAGCCACGGTCTGCGGCTACTCTATCTACACGGGAGCCAAACAGATTCGCCGCCTCATCGGTTACATGCCCGATTTCTTCGGCGTCTATGACGACATGAAGGTGACGGAGTACCTGGAGTTCTTCGCCGCCGCCTATCGTATCGATGGTCCGGCCCGCCGCCGCCGTGTCGAACAGGTCCTCGATTACGTCGATCTGGGCTACAAACGCGATGCCCTAGTGACCAGCCTCTCCCGTGGCATGACCCAGCGCCTGGGACTGGCCCGAACCTTGCTCCACGATCCGCAAGTGCTCCTGCTCGACGAACCGGCCAGCGGTCTGGACCCCCGCGCCCGCATCGAAATGCGGGAACTGATCAAACGCTTGCGCCGGGAAAACAAGACCATCATGGTTTCCAGCCACATCCTGCCCGAACTGGCCGACATCTGCAACAAGATCGGCATCATCGAGCGGGGCAAGCTGATCTGGAATGGGACCGTCGAAGCTGCCATTCAGGCGGTGCGGGGCAAATCTGTCTTCACCGTGGCCGTGTTGCATGACCGCAATGCCGAAGCTGCCGAACGCCTCCGTTTGTTCCCCGAAGTCGAAAGCGTCACGCCCGATCCCAAAACCCACGCCCTCGATGTCCGCCTTAGAGACGGATACGAGGACGGCAGCTTCATTCCGGAACGCCTGCTGCAAGCCGGCTTCCGCCTCCGCCTCTTCAAGGAAAAAGAAGTCAACATCGAAGACGTCTTTATGCGCATCACCAAGGGCATCACAAGCTAATCTGGTTCCCCCGCGCCGGCGGTGCCAGCCCCGGCCTCCCGCTCGTTCTCCAGGATACCTCTGGATTGCACTGTTTCCCTCACTCCCCCCTCATGATCGTGCCGGGCTTTTCCCTTTGATCCCTCCGCATTTTTCGGCTGGCGGCGAAAGCAGGCAGGACGGTCTTTTCTGAATCATTTCCGATTGTGTGCTAGGTTTTTGAATGAAGTGAAAAACGAGAGACACGGGGGCCATTCCAGTTACGGGGGCCATTCCAGCCTGGGAGCAGTCCCTGGAGGTGTGTGGTGCCTGTGCAGTTGCTGGAGCTGTTCGGGGCTTGCCCCATGTCGGCGAGGTACCGGGGCATTTCCAAGAGGAGCCTCGTTAAGCCGGACCGGCTCCACGGAGGAATGGCTCC
It contains:
- a CDS encoding ABC transporter ATP-binding protein, with amino-acid sequence MIECRDLTKKYNDLFAVDRLTLRLEQGDVYGFIGPNGSGKTTTMRMLATLLNPSWGEATVCGYSIYTGAKQIRRLIGYMPDFFGVYDDMKVTEYLEFFAAAYRIDGPARRRRVEQVLDYVDLGYKRDALVTSLSRGMTQRLGLARTLLHDPQVLLLDEPASGLDPRARIEMRELIKRLRRENKTIMVSSHILPELADICNKIGIIERGKLIWNGTVEAAIQAVRGKSVFTVAVLHDRNAEAAERLRLFPEVESVTPDPKTHALDVRLRDGYEDGSFIPERLLQAGFRLRLFKEKEVNIEDVFMRITKGITS